A single window of Undibacterium sp. 5I1 DNA harbors:
- a CDS encoding DNA topoisomerase III produces MTKTLIIAEKPSVANDIAKTLGGFTKHDDYFESDDYVLSSAVGHLLEITVPEEYDVKRGKWSFAHLPMIPPHFALNPIAKTESRLKVLNKLIKRKDVTALINACDAGREGELIFRLIAQHAKAKQPVSRLWLQSMTPASIRDGFKKLRTDEDMMPLADAARCRSEADWLIGINGTRAMTAFNSKEGGFYLTTVGRVQTPTLSIVVEREEKIKKFVSRDFWEVRAEFICAAGIYEGRWLDHQFKKDEHDPEKKAERLWSKAAAESIVAACRNKQGNVSEESKPATQMAPALFDLTSLQREANSRFGFSAKNTLGLAQALYEKHKVLTYPRTDSRHLPEDYLDTVKQTLETVSENNNYYQFAAQILNSNWVKPNKRIFDNAKISDHFAIIPTSQAPKNLSEPEQKLYDLVTRRFMSVFFPAAEFQVTTRITEVSGYQFKTEGKVMTNPGWLAIYGKEAQDDNDPENKGNLVAVAKGEKVKTEKITANGLVTKPPARYTEATLLSAMEGAGKLVDDGDLREAMAGKGLGTPATRAATIEGLINEKYLLREGREMMPTAKAFQLMTLLRGLGVDELTSPELTGEWEYKLSQMERGKISREEFMREIAQMTQVIVKRAKEYNNDTIPGDYATLHTPCPNCGGIVKENYRRFACTKCEFSMSKTPGSRQFEVAEVEEVLSKREIGPLQGFRSKMGRPFAAILKIVRDEEHNNFKLEFDFGQNQDDENAEPVDFTGQTALGPCPKCGSDVYEMGLSYTCEKTVAKPKACDFRSGRIILQQEILPEQMAKLLNDGKTDLLPGFISQRTRRPFKAFLVRGKDGKVSFEFEERKAKVPVKAKATSNTEGASVKVPAKIAKTATKAVRKIVVNKKKAA; encoded by the coding sequence ATGACCAAAACCCTCATCATTGCCGAGAAGCCCTCAGTCGCAAATGACATCGCCAAAACTTTGGGCGGCTTTACTAAACATGATGATTATTTTGAGTCGGACGATTATGTATTGTCATCGGCGGTCGGCCATTTGCTAGAAATCACAGTACCAGAAGAATATGATGTTAAGCGTGGCAAATGGAGTTTCGCCCACCTGCCGATGATCCCGCCGCACTTCGCACTGAATCCTATCGCCAAGACCGAATCGCGCTTAAAGGTGTTGAATAAACTCATCAAGCGTAAAGATGTTACTGCTCTTATCAACGCATGCGATGCGGGTCGTGAAGGAGAGTTAATTTTCCGCTTGATTGCGCAGCATGCCAAAGCCAAACAACCAGTAAGTCGTTTGTGGTTGCAATCTATGACGCCAGCATCTATCCGCGATGGCTTTAAAAAGCTACGTACAGATGAAGACATGATGCCGCTGGCGGATGCCGCGCGTTGCCGCTCTGAGGCTGACTGGCTGATCGGTATTAATGGCACTCGCGCCATGACGGCATTCAATTCTAAAGAGGGCGGTTTTTATCTCACCACAGTAGGTCGCGTACAAACGCCAACCTTGTCGATTGTGGTAGAGCGCGAAGAAAAAATTAAGAAGTTTGTTTCTCGTGATTTTTGGGAAGTCCGTGCAGAATTTATTTGCGCCGCGGGTATTTATGAAGGGCGCTGGTTAGATCATCAATTCAAAAAAGATGAGCATGACCCAGAGAAAAAAGCCGAGCGTTTATGGAGCAAAGCAGCGGCAGAGTCGATTGTCGCTGCTTGCAGAAATAAACAAGGCAATGTTAGTGAAGAATCTAAACCAGCGACACAAATGGCGCCGGCATTATTCGACTTGACCAGCTTGCAGCGTGAAGCGAACTCTCGTTTCGGTTTCTCTGCCAAGAATACACTTGGATTAGCGCAAGCGCTGTATGAAAAACATAAGGTGCTGACATACCCGCGTACTGATTCCCGTCACTTGCCGGAAGATTATTTAGATACGGTAAAGCAAACGCTCGAAACGGTCTCGGAAAACAATAACTATTACCAGTTCGCCGCCCAGATCTTGAATAGTAATTGGGTCAAGCCGAATAAGCGGATATTTGATAACGCCAAAATCAGTGATCACTTTGCGATTATTCCAACTAGCCAAGCGCCAAAAAATTTGTCCGAGCCAGAGCAAAAGTTATATGACTTAGTGACACGTCGCTTTATGTCCGTATTCTTCCCCGCGGCAGAATTCCAAGTCACGACTCGTATTACAGAAGTGTCTGGCTATCAGTTTAAGACCGAAGGCAAGGTCATGACCAACCCTGGTTGGTTAGCTATTTATGGCAAAGAGGCACAAGACGATAATGACCCGGAAAATAAAGGCAATTTAGTTGCTGTTGCTAAGGGTGAAAAAGTCAAAACAGAAAAAATCACAGCTAACGGCTTAGTTACTAAACCACCTGCTCGCTACACTGAAGCCACGTTGTTGTCGGCGATGGAGGGTGCAGGTAAATTGGTTGACGATGGTGATTTGCGTGAGGCAATGGCTGGTAAAGGTTTGGGTACGCCAGCTACTCGTGCTGCCACTATCGAGGGGCTGATTAACGAAAAATATTTACTGCGCGAAGGCCGTGAGATGATGCCGACCGCCAAGGCGTTTCAGCTAATGACGCTGCTGCGCGGACTTGGTGTTGATGAATTGACTTCGCCAGAATTGACAGGTGAATGGGAATACAAGCTCTCGCAAATGGAGCGCGGTAAAATCAGTCGCGAAGAATTCATGCGCGAAATTGCCCAAATGACGCAAGTGATCGTCAAGCGCGCCAAGGAATATAACAACGATACAATCCCCGGCGACTACGCCACGCTGCACACACCATGCCCGAATTGTGGCGGCATAGTTAAAGAAAACTATCGCCGCTTTGCTTGTACCAAGTGCGAGTTCTCTATGAGTAAAACACCTGGCAGCCGTCAATTTGAGGTCGCCGAGGTAGAAGAGGTTTTAAGTAAGCGAGAAATTGGTCCCTTGCAAGGATTTCGCTCAAAAATGGGCAGACCATTCGCCGCGATCCTAAAAATTGTACGTGATGAAGAACACAATAACTTCAAGCTTGAATTTGACTTCGGTCAAAATCAGGATGATGAAAATGCTGAGCCTGTTGATTTTACTGGCCAAACTGCTCTCGGACCTTGTCCTAAATGTGGCAGCGATGTGTATGAAATGGGCTTATCTTATACCTGTGAAAAAACCGTTGCCAAACCTAAGGCGTGCGATTTCCGCAGCGGACGTATTATTTTGCAGCAAGAAATTTTACCGGAGCAAATGGCAAAACTATTAAACGACGGTAAAACTGATTTGCTACCTGGTTTTATTTCCCAGCGCACTCGTCGTCCGTTTAAGGCGTTCTTGGTGCGCGGCAAAGATGGCAAAGTCAGTTTTGAGTTTGAAGAGCGCAAAGCTAAAGTGCCTGTTAAGGCAAAAGCGACCAGCAATACTGAAGGTGCGTCAGTAAAAGTACCAGCAAAAATCGCGAAAACAGCCACAAAAGCAGTAAGAAAAATAGTTGTAAATAAAAAGAAAGCTGCCTAA
- a CDS encoding DUF494 domain-containing protein has product MFDILVYLYETYYRPDACPDTVALAKKLSAVGFEEDEISEALDWLTVLADTTNEIDKQTESDVLASKGFRIYAEREIAVLGTPAMGFLQFLESAGLMNSQQREIVIERALAINESPVPLDKLKVIVLMMLWSQGKEPDMLMFDELLLSDEESEPRLLH; this is encoded by the coding sequence ATGTTCGATATTCTTGTATACCTCTATGAAACCTACTACCGCCCTGACGCATGTCCGGACACGGTAGCTTTGGCTAAAAAACTTTCCGCAGTCGGCTTTGAAGAAGATGAAATTTCCGAAGCGCTGGACTGGCTCACCGTTCTGGCCGACACAACGAACGAAATCGATAAGCAGACCGAATCTGATGTTCTCGCATCCAAGGGTTTCCGTATCTACGCCGAGCGCGAAATTGCAGTTTTGGGTACGCCAGCCATGGGTTTTTTGCAATTTCTGGAATCCGCTGGCCTGATGAACTCACAACAGCGGGAGATCGTGATTGAGCGTGCTCTGGCAATTAACGAGTCTCCTGTTCCTTTGGATAAGCTCAAGGTCATCGTTCTGATGATGCTCTGGAGTCAGGGCAAAGAACCGGATATGCTCATGTTTGACGAATTGCTATTATCCGACGAAGAGAGCGAACCTCGCTTGTTGCACTAA
- the dprA gene encoding DNA-processing protein DprA — MFVTTQKTDLADDTDWQDWLRLEQTSGVGPETARKLLAAFGLPAQIFAASFSALTQVISEKIARALLQAPSDQLQQQINLTQNWCASPGNQVMTLADANYPRALLDIPDPPILIYVKGRAALLDAPTIAVVGSRNATTQGILNAEQFSEALSKAGLTISSGMAAGIDAAAHQGALRGAGSTVAVIGTGADIVYPARNRSLAHLIADGGCIVSEYALGMPAIASNFPRRNRIISGLAKGVLVIEAAAQSGSLITARMAAEQGRDVFAIPGSIHSPLAKGCHQLIKQGAKLVDNAQDILDELGFLPLFSSGVGSRDRSLANSLAPNFVQNAVRADVNVSVSAADSELLIAIGYDPVHIDMLAERVDMDAGSLSAQLLSLELDGHIEQLAGAMIKRLG, encoded by the coding sequence ATGTTTGTAACAACGCAAAAGACTGACTTAGCTGACGATACGGACTGGCAGGATTGGCTTCGGCTAGAGCAAACCTCAGGTGTCGGGCCAGAAACTGCCCGTAAGCTGTTGGCCGCATTTGGATTGCCAGCGCAGATTTTTGCAGCAAGCTTCTCTGCGCTGACCCAAGTTATATCGGAAAAAATTGCACGGGCTTTACTACAGGCGCCTTCCGATCAACTTCAACAACAAATCAATCTTACCCAGAATTGGTGCGCATCGCCTGGTAATCAGGTAATGACCTTGGCCGATGCCAATTATCCGCGTGCCTTGCTTGACATCCCTGATCCGCCAATTTTGATTTATGTCAAAGGCCGTGCTGCTTTATTGGATGCGCCAACCATTGCCGTTGTCGGTAGCAGAAATGCAACTACGCAGGGCATCTTAAATGCCGAGCAATTTTCTGAAGCGTTAAGCAAGGCTGGTTTAACAATTAGTTCTGGCATGGCTGCAGGCATTGATGCCGCTGCGCATCAGGGCGCTCTGCGCGGCGCTGGATCGACCGTGGCTGTGATTGGTACTGGCGCCGATATTGTTTATCCGGCACGCAATCGCAGCCTTGCGCACTTGATTGCTGATGGTGGTTGTATTGTCAGTGAATATGCGCTTGGCATGCCAGCGATTGCCTCTAACTTTCCGCGCCGTAACCGGATTATTTCTGGCTTGGCAAAGGGGGTATTAGTCATTGAGGCAGCCGCGCAGTCAGGTTCATTGATCACCGCGCGCATGGCGGCAGAACAAGGGCGTGATGTATTTGCTATTCCTGGCTCGATTCATTCACCTTTGGCTAAGGGCTGCCATCAACTGATTAAGCAAGGTGCAAAATTAGTCGATAACGCGCAGGATATTTTGGATGAGTTGGGATTTTTGCCACTATTTTCAAGCGGTGTCGGTAGCCGTGATCGGTCGCTAGCTAATTCGCTTGCCCCAAACTTCGTACAAAATGCAGTAAGAGCCGATGTAAATGTCAGCGTGTCGGCCGCCGACAGCGAATTATTAATTGCGATTGGCTACGATCCCGTGCACATCGATATGCTGGCTGAGCGCGTAGATATGGATGCGGGAAGCCTGAGCGCACAATTATTATCATTAGAGTTGGACGGGCATATTGAGCAGCTCGCTGGCGCCATGATTAAACGCCTGGGGTAA
- a CDS encoding LysM peptidoglycan-binding domain-containing protein: MKKFSTIALLLAVAFPAIVTLPVAAQDVVSTVRTGKCTFLPDAPDKHEVIKGDTLWGISGTFLNNPWCWPEVWGMNREEIRNPHWIYPNQIVYFDRVNGRLRLGNPISGAGSVSTLANGSVKLQPQIRSESLDLNAITSIPSNLIEPFLVQPLIVEEKTLLNAPRIVAAQEGRVNMAKNDKAYVRGDLKGGTSFQVFRPGVPLKDPDTKKVIAYEAAFLGTVKLDRVAKTADGVDTFIVSNSKEEMTVGDRLVPVPPMPILNYMPHPPEQTVSARVVSIYGGVNTAGQNQIVSINRGANAGLNLGTVLQLSRYGKVIQDKTDNKNAIRLPDERYGSLFVFRVFDNISYGLIMNVTDAVAVGDVASSPE, from the coding sequence ATGAAAAAGTTTAGCACAATCGCCTTGCTTCTCGCAGTTGCCTTCCCCGCGATAGTCACTTTACCCGTTGCAGCGCAGGATGTTGTCAGCACAGTTCGCACTGGCAAATGTACCTTTTTGCCGGATGCGCCAGATAAGCATGAAGTAATCAAAGGCGATACTTTGTGGGGAATTTCTGGCACATTTTTAAATAATCCTTGGTGCTGGCCAGAAGTATGGGGCATGAATCGTGAAGAGATTCGTAACCCCCACTGGATTTATCCGAACCAAATCGTATATTTCGACCGAGTTAATGGCCGTTTGCGTTTAGGCAATCCAATTAGTGGTGCAGGTTCGGTCAGTACTTTGGCAAATGGTTCTGTAAAACTGCAACCTCAAATCCGCAGCGAATCTTTAGATTTGAATGCAATTACGTCGATCCCGTCTAATCTAATTGAGCCTTTTCTGGTGCAGCCCCTGATAGTAGAAGAGAAGACCCTTTTGAACGCCCCGCGCATCGTAGCTGCCCAAGAAGGGCGCGTCAATATGGCAAAAAATGATAAAGCGTATGTACGCGGTGACTTAAAGGGAGGCACATCCTTCCAGGTGTTCCGGCCGGGCGTACCACTAAAAGATCCAGACACTAAAAAGGTAATTGCTTATGAGGCGGCATTCTTAGGGACGGTCAAGTTGGATCGTGTTGCTAAGACTGCGGATGGTGTGGATACTTTTATCGTCAGTAATTCAAAAGAAGAAATGACTGTCGGTGACCGGCTGGTGCCAGTGCCGCCTATGCCGATTCTAAATTATATGCCACATCCACCCGAGCAGACTGTCAGTGCACGTGTTGTTTCGATTTACGGGGGTGTTAATACGGCGGGACAAAACCAAATTGTCAGCATCAATCGCGGCGCTAATGCAGGTCTCAATCTAGGTACTGTTTTGCAATTATCCCGCTATGGCAAGGTTATACAAGATAAAACAGATAACAAAAATGCGATCCGCTTACCGGATGAGCGATATGGCTCTTTATTTGTTTTTCGCGTTTTCGACAATATTTCTTATGGCTTGATCATGAATGTCACTGACGCTGTTGCTGTGGGTGATGTTGCTAGTTCACCTGAATAA
- the def gene encoding peptide deformylase, whose amino-acid sequence MSILNILRYPDPRLHKVAKPVSVFDERLKKLAADMAETMYDAPGVGLAASQVDVHEQLVVIDTSETNSDLRVFVNPEIIWASAEKKVYDEGCLSVPGIYDGVERPSEVKVRALDVDGKPFEIHADGLLAVCIQHEMDHLKGKVFVEYLSPLKRNRIKTKMLKEEREEQRTGRNPSSKAR is encoded by the coding sequence ATGTCTATACTAAATATCCTCCGTTATCCTGATCCACGTTTGCATAAAGTGGCTAAACCCGTCAGCGTTTTTGATGAACGCCTGAAAAAACTTGCCGCCGATATGGCCGAGACCATGTATGACGCACCGGGCGTTGGCCTGGCGGCATCTCAAGTCGATGTGCACGAACAATTGGTGGTAATCGATACCTCCGAAACCAATAGCGATTTGCGCGTGTTCGTCAATCCAGAAATTATCTGGGCAAGTGCAGAGAAAAAAGTCTATGACGAGGGCTGTTTGTCAGTACCTGGTATTTATGATGGGGTTGAACGTCCGTCAGAAGTCAAAGTCCGCGCTTTGGATGTCGATGGAAAACCATTTGAAATCCACGCTGATGGCTTGTTGGCCGTTTGCATTCAGCATGAAATGGATCACCTCAAAGGCAAAGTATTTGTCGAGTATTTGTCACCACTCAAACGCAATCGCATCAAAACAAAAATGCTCAAAGAAGAGCGCGAAGAACAACGCACTGGTCGGAATCCATCGTCGAAAGCACGTTGA
- the fmt gene encoding methionyl-tRNA formyltransferase: MRIIFAGTPEFAAIALQAIHTAGFEIPLVLTQPDRPAGRGMQLHASAVKQFALQHGIAVAQPTSLRLDGKYPEIAQEAHDLLRNTQHDVMVVAAYGLILPRSTLSIPPLGCINIHGSLLPRWRGAAPIHRAIESGDRETGITIMQMEEGLDTGPMLSMQSIAIATDDSTGSLHDKLAQLGGEMIVQTLRALEEVQASIQTTVQPEQGVTYAAKISKEEAALDFNLAADVLARKIRAFNPFPGAHANMNGSVIKIWRAEAVKPSSGTETRPAGRVIAANAHEGVVVACGEQCLRLTELQKPGGKRLPVAEFLKGFVIEVGSQFSR, translated from the coding sequence ATGCGCATCATTTTTGCCGGCACGCCCGAATTTGCCGCAATTGCACTACAAGCCATTCATACAGCAGGCTTTGAAATCCCATTAGTGTTGACCCAACCGGACCGTCCGGCGGGTCGTGGCATGCAATTGCACGCCTCCGCGGTCAAGCAGTTTGCCCTGCAGCATGGGATTGCGGTAGCGCAGCCGACTTCTTTGCGACTAGACGGTAAATATCCAGAAATCGCACAAGAAGCGCACGATCTGTTACGCAATACGCAGCACGATGTGATGGTGGTTGCCGCGTATGGTTTGATTTTGCCACGCTCGACTCTCAGCATCCCACCACTAGGCTGCATCAATATTCACGGGTCCCTTTTACCTCGCTGGCGCGGCGCTGCACCTATTCATCGCGCGATTGAAAGCGGTGATCGCGAGACCGGCATCACGATTATGCAGATGGAAGAAGGACTAGATACCGGGCCTATGCTGAGTATGCAAAGTATTGCCATCGCGACGGATGACAGCACCGGTAGTTTGCATGACAAACTGGCGCAACTTGGCGGCGAAATGATAGTACAAACGCTGCGGGCTTTAGAGGAAGTACAAGCGTCCATACAAACAACGGTGCAACCCGAACAAGGAGTCACTTATGCTGCCAAAATCAGTAAAGAAGAAGCTGCATTAGATTTCAATTTAGCCGCCGATGTTTTGGCGAGGAAAATCCGTGCCTTCAATCCCTTTCCCGGGGCACATGCCAATATGAATGGCAGTGTCATCAAAATTTGGCGTGCTGAAGCCGTTAAGCCATCATCCGGCACAGAAACCAGACCAGCGGGTCGAGTCATTGCCGCTAACGCGCATGAAGGTGTGGTGGTTGCCTGTGGCGAGCAATGCCTACGTTTGACCGAGCTACAAAAACCCGGCGGTAAGCGCTTGCCTGTTGCAGAATTTCTCAAGGGCTTTGTGATCGAAGTCGGCAGTCAATTCTCTCGCTAA
- a CDS encoding diguanylate cyclase, whose product MRALLDFFSSGLRKIEIRYRLTISFILLSLLPLIVSGYISYLESSKAIQDKARLFSTEIVKQVSKNIQLQMGRIETASEELVLSDRVQNALDNYDGDDEAAKITARSDLTKALIEKYGSFTYINQKYFLDRENRILDSQVFSQLGKGVVDVVTKAPFMHGRPYWCTYSISAGQKSVVMLRTMHIKANNHLAGTLFVGIKPSYFSTIFDNVDLGSNANTFVVNGTNGELITSSNKSINMVIEPLLLEQVAASLKNGIDTNFTSYADQGSNTYLAAFSRIPNTGWYVISTIPLHNLIAEAESVRNKMILIGLLCFIFAILLSLVISRSIAMPLKKLIAIMKETETGNYQIRMTYEGKDEITALSAKFNEMASKVHENNERLEERVNERTRDLELANSKLAAISATDGLTGIANRRRFDEVLASEWLRAMRNKHPIALLMLDVDWFKKYNDHYGHLAGDECLRKVSNILKSNSRRASDLVARYGGEEFVLIAAETDFSSAMILANTICEAIASSALPHASSHYGYVTVSIGVAVLIPEEGRLLEALVDRADHALYSAKALGRNRVVSAESNTAGAV is encoded by the coding sequence ATGCGCGCGCTACTAGATTTTTTTTCATCAGGATTAAGAAAAATAGAAATCCGATATCGGCTGACGATCTCTTTTATATTGCTGTCGTTATTACCTTTGATTGTTTCTGGTTATATTTCTTATCTCGAATCAAGCAAGGCAATTCAAGACAAGGCAAGGTTATTTTCTACGGAGATAGTCAAGCAGGTATCTAAGAATATCCAATTGCAAATGGGCAGAATAGAAACTGCTAGTGAAGAATTAGTACTCTCCGACCGGGTACAAAATGCGTTAGACAATTATGACGGTGATGATGAGGCTGCTAAAATCACTGCCCGCTCAGATCTAACCAAAGCCTTAATAGAAAAATACGGTTCCTTCACTTATATCAATCAAAAATATTTTTTGGACCGCGAGAATCGTATCCTCGATTCACAAGTATTTTCGCAGTTGGGCAAAGGCGTGGTGGACGTCGTCACTAAAGCGCCATTCATGCATGGTCGCCCGTATTGGTGCACTTACAGTATTTCAGCCGGACAAAAAAGTGTGGTCATGCTGCGGACTATGCATATCAAAGCCAATAATCATCTGGCGGGTACCTTATTCGTGGGCATAAAGCCTTCTTATTTCTCGACTATTTTTGATAACGTTGATTTGGGAAGTAATGCCAATACCTTCGTAGTGAACGGTACAAATGGCGAGTTAATTACCTCGTCGAATAAATCGATCAATATGGTGATTGAGCCGCTACTTCTGGAGCAGGTTGCAGCAAGTCTAAAAAACGGTATTGACACCAACTTTACCTCTTATGCCGATCAAGGCAGCAACACCTATCTTGCTGCTTTTTCCCGCATCCCGAACACGGGCTGGTACGTTATCAGCACGATCCCTTTGCACAACCTGATTGCAGAGGCTGAGTCGGTCAGAAATAAGATGATTTTGATCGGATTGCTGTGTTTTATCTTTGCGATTTTGTTGTCGCTGGTGATCTCGCGCAGTATCGCCATGCCGCTCAAAAAACTAATCGCTATCATGAAAGAAACCGAGACTGGCAACTATCAGATACGCATGACCTATGAAGGCAAAGACGAGATCACCGCGCTCTCTGCCAAGTTCAATGAAATGGCAAGTAAAGTCCATGAAAATAATGAACGGCTAGAAGAGCGCGTCAACGAGCGAACCCGCGATCTGGAACTGGCAAACAGTAAACTCGCTGCCATCAGCGCAACGGATGGGCTGACGGGTATTGCCAACCGTCGTCGCTTTGATGAGGTACTCGCTAGCGAATGGCTGCGAGCTATGCGCAATAAACACCCAATTGCATTGCTGATGCTGGATGTGGATTGGTTTAAAAAATATAACGATCATTATGGTCATCTGGCTGGTGATGAATGCCTGCGCAAAGTATCGAACATATTAAAGTCCAATTCTCGTCGTGCCAGCGATTTGGTGGCCCGCTATGGCGGTGAAGAATTTGTCCTGATTGCCGCAGAAACTGATTTCAGCAGCGCGATGATATTAGCCAATACGATTTGCGAGGCGATCGCCAGCAGCGCTTTGCCACACGCGAGTTCGCACTATGGTTATGTCACGGTAAGCATTGGTGTGGCAGTACTGATTCCAGAAGAAGGGCGCTTGCTCGAAGCTTTGGTAGACAGAGCTGATCACGCTTTATACAGCGCAAAGGCGCTTGGTCGTAATAGAGTTGTTTCGGCTGAATCAAATACTGCTGGGGCGGTATGA
- a CDS encoding ABC transporter substrate-binding protein: MHKAANNGITKTLFVQLPLAMLVCISVACNKPAEQTVATSKPVPQTTITALIWAPDWPEEMQRIADQFSQENPTIKVDVQFMIGDSVEENLKPKIAADHLPDIISINPNAYAARLADQGILIDLGETTSWNNMLDSLKPDWTSSKRRYYGISGGVAATLMYYNREMFAKAGISKPPGNFEEFLEVCERLKKAGFIPIMWNGGFPNMLGNGPFSFGFANNVVAKNPDWKNKIAHGMLDLNTPEVAEIFERIKLVADRGYVQPSYMNTNYDDGIKLFTEGKTAMAFHGTWAAGLLMNGKGFTSGIFIPPWNDADQTVVPVIGNETGFAVCDTPNKQAALKFLDFMNGKGYAIQQNKRQNISPFKKTEGKIVSDPQILDYIAKVSQYPLTANPYYSSLPAETIEILHPLLLGVLFGKKTPQEAAYALDASVKDEAKKNNQ; the protein is encoded by the coding sequence ATGCATAAAGCAGCAAATAACGGCATCACCAAGACGCTCTTCGTTCAACTGCCTTTAGCTATGCTTGTTTGCATTAGCGTTGCATGTAATAAGCCAGCGGAGCAAACGGTAGCTACTAGCAAGCCAGTGCCACAAACCACTATTACCGCTTTAATCTGGGCGCCTGATTGGCCAGAAGAAATGCAGCGTATCGCCGATCAATTCAGCCAGGAAAACCCAACGATCAAAGTCGATGTGCAGTTTATGATCGGTGATTCTGTGGAAGAAAATCTCAAACCAAAAATCGCAGCAGATCATCTTCCCGATATTATTTCTATCAATCCTAACGCCTACGCTGCCAGACTCGCAGATCAGGGAATTTTGATTGACCTTGGTGAGACTACCTCGTGGAATAATATGCTGGACTCATTAAAACCTGACTGGACATCATCCAAACGGCGCTACTATGGTATTTCTGGCGGCGTCGCTGCGACCTTGATGTACTACAACCGGGAGATGTTTGCAAAAGCGGGCATCAGCAAACCACCGGGTAATTTTGAAGAATTCTTAGAGGTCTGCGAGCGCCTTAAAAAAGCGGGTTTCATCCCTATCATGTGGAATGGCGGGTTCCCGAATATGTTGGGTAACGGGCCGTTTAGTTTTGGCTTTGCAAATAATGTCGTCGCCAAAAATCCTGACTGGAAAAACAAAATCGCCCACGGCATGTTGGATTTGAATACGCCAGAAGTTGCGGAGATATTTGAACGGATCAAGCTGGTCGCCGATCGTGGTTATGTCCAACCCAGCTACATGAATACTAATTATGACGACGGCATTAAGCTATTTACTGAGGGTAAAACAGCGATGGCTTTTCATGGTACCTGGGCGGCTGGGTTATTAATGAACGGCAAGGGCTTTACCTCTGGGATTTTTATCCCGCCTTGGAACGATGCTGATCAGACCGTGGTACCTGTGATTGGCAATGAGACGGGGTTTGCCGTATGCGACACACCCAATAAGCAGGCGGCGCTGAAATTTTTAGATTTTATGAATGGTAAGGGATACGCTATTCAGCAGAATAAGCGCCAGAATATTTCTCCATTTAAGAAAACTGAAGGCAAGATTGTCAGTGATCCGCAAATTCTGGATTACATCGCCAAGGTGAGTCAGTATCCGCTGACAGCAAATCCTTATTATTCGTCCTTACCTGCAGAGACAATAGAAATCTTGCATCCCTTGTTGTTAGGTGTATTGTTTGGCAAGAAAACACCGCAGGAGGCAGCCTACGCATTAGATGCCTCCGTCAAAGATGAAGCCAAGAAAAATAATCAATGA
- the nhaR gene encoding transcriptional activator NhaR, producing the protein MTSLNYKHLHYFWVVAKAGSIARASEQLNLTPQTISGQISLFEDIQGEQLFKKQGRNLQLTEAGRLVLGYAEEIFSLGQELEEVLQHRPTARTLQLRVGVSDAVAKAVAYRLLEPALALPQTLRINCREGKLDVLLAELALHKLDIVITDSPMPPTVNVRGFNHQLGECGISFFATAALAQQYGEAFPACLQGAPILLPGEDSALRSKLMFWLNEKQLHPRIAGEFDDSALMSAFGQAGAGFFAAPSAIADMVIRQYDVQQVGHTDEIREQFYAISVQRKLTHPAVLAITQATQQNQVS; encoded by the coding sequence ATGACGAGCCTTAATTACAAGCATCTGCATTATTTTTGGGTCGTTGCCAAAGCGGGCAGTATTGCCCGTGCTAGCGAGCAATTGAACCTGACACCACAAACCATCAGCGGTCAAATTAGTTTGTTTGAAGATATTCAAGGCGAGCAATTATTTAAGAAGCAAGGTCGCAATTTGCAATTGACCGAGGCGGGGCGCTTAGTATTGGGTTACGCAGAAGAGATTTTTTCTTTGGGACAAGAGCTGGAAGAAGTATTGCAGCACAGACCAACCGCGCGCACGCTACAACTGCGTGTTGGCGTGTCAGATGCGGTAGCTAAAGCCGTTGCTTATCGTTTGTTAGAACCTGCCTTAGCGTTACCGCAAACTTTGCGGATCAATTGCCGCGAGGGCAAGCTCGATGTCTTACTTGCTGAGCTGGCTTTGCACAAGCTCGATATTGTGATTACTGATAGCCCGATGCCACCCACGGTCAATGTACGTGGATTTAATCATCAGCTTGGAGAGTGTGGCATTAGTTTTTTTGCGACGGCTGCTCTGGCGCAGCAATATGGCGAGGCATTTCCTGCGTGTTTGCAGGGCGCGCCTATTTTATTGCCCGGAGAAGATTCTGCCTTACGTTCTAAACTGATGTTTTGGCTGAACGAAAAGCAACTACACCCGCGAATTGCCGGAGAATTTGATGATAGCGCTCTGATGAGCGCCTTCGGTCAAGCGGGGGCCGGTTTTTTTGCGGCGCCATCTGCCATTGCTGATATGGTTATACGTCAATACGATGTGCAGCAGGTGGGGCATACTGACGAGATTCGCGAGCAGTTTTATGCGATTTCTGTACAACGCAAATTGACGCATCCGGCAGTATTAGCGATTACCCAAGCGACCCAACAGAATCAAGTTTCTTAA